TTTTTACCTGTGGTAAGACCGCTACTCCGTTTTTTTCGTGAATACCAGCAGTGCCAACATTTACTTTTGCAATCCCAGGGACTTCTTTTTTCAACTTCAGAGCATCTTCAACATTAATCGTGACTACGAAAATCTTTTTATTGGCATACTTAGGATTATTTAGAATTTGAGCGGCTGATTTTAGGTCTTTAATTCCTAACGTTACTCCAGCTGGCTTAGCTAATTTCATCGTCATTTTAGTCATTGTGTCACTAGCTGCATGATCATTAGCGACTACCAGAATATCTGGCTGCAATTGATTAGTCCAAGATACAGCAACTAAGCCATGAACTAATCGATCATCTGCACGTAATAGTGTAATCATTCCAAATCATCCTCCTTCAACAAATCATTTACGTATACGAGTTGCTTTTGAGCCTGACTAACAGCTAAACGAATCGTTTCATCTGACAATGTTTGGTCAGCATTTAACACAAGTTCTAGTACTAAGGCCAAATTAATTCCGCTAATTACTTGGCAGTGATATTTCTTAATTAAATTAACTGCTTCGCGATTTACGCTTCCTCCAGGCATATCAGTTAAAATTATTACTTGCTCATTTGGCATCTGATCTAACATTTGACTTAATTCATCAGTAAAATTAGTTTGCTCATCAACGTAAGCATTAATAAATTGCACATTATTAACTGAGCTATCAAAGAACTTGAGTGAACTCTGATACCCGTTTGCTAAATAACTATGGGTAGCTATGATAAATTGGCTCATTGATTACCTTCCTTTCAGTAAGTTCGATTTTTTAAGTAAAATGTTAGCGCCAACATTAAAACTAGCTTAAATATACTACTGTATATACATTTATGCAAGGGTATTTTTTGCATTTATTGGTACAAATTCCTTTTATCATGCATTTTAACCAGTATTAATTATTAATGTAATATTTTTATATTTATTGGTATATACATTTTATTAAATAGCAATAAAACTTTTTTGCTTAAATGTCATTCCATTATTTATAATTAAAGTAACGTTTATTGCAAAAATAAAATTCCAAACCATTAATTAAGGACAAACAAGTGAAAGCTAAATATCAAAAAGTAGAAGATTTTTTTATTGAAAAAATCAATAAGGGCATACTTAAAGCCGGAGATAAGTTGCCACCTGAAATTACAATCAGCGCAAAATATGGCTATAGTCGAATGACCGTCAACAAGGCAATGAAGGACTTAGAGAAACAAGGCTATGTTACACGTATTGCTGGTCGCGGCACTTTTGTCAAAGAAAAAAGTGTTTTACGCCTATTAACTGATAACATCAGTTTTAGCGACATCATTAAACAGCAACGAATGACTCCAGGATCCACGCTTATTTCATACAATTTATTACCCAGTAGCAAAGTTCCTTCGGCAACTGAATTTGAAACGCCAATTAATAAATTTCACCATACTGTAAGACTGCGCACTGGTGATGATAAGCCGATTGCAATTACGGAAGACTACTTGAATGCGGATTTAATCACTAATATTGACTTCAACCTTCTAACAACCTCACTTTATTCCTATTTAAAGAAGCTAAAGTTACCAGTTATTCAGAACTTTGTTGAAATTAAGGCAGTAAGAGCAACTAAAGAGCAACAGAAGGCCTTAAATTTAGACGTCGATTTTTTATTAATGACGCTTGCTAATGCAGATACAATCACTGCCAGTAATCAACGTGTCCCTCTTGGCGTGTTTGTTTCTTATTACAATCCCGATTTTTATACTTATCGTTTCAATGAAGCACAACAATAAAATTAATTACTAAAATACTCAGCCTTACCTTAAAAGGAAAACTGAGTATTTTTACTATAATTGAAAAAAATGGATAAAAATATTTTTACTATTTATATTGACAGTTACTTATTTATCAAGGTTTACGCTAGAGCTTCTAGAGGATATTTGGTAAACTTGTGTTTAGTAAAATTTGAACATTTCATGTTTTTCATCAAGATAAAATCAGATTTATCTTAAGGAGTTGCCATTTTGTCAGCTATCAGAAAAGAAGAATTAGTAGCAAAAGATATTCAATATAAAATCGACCAGGGATTAATCAGCAGTGGACAAAAGCTGTCAGAACGCTGTATTGCCAAAGAATATGCCATTTCTCGCGGAACAGCGAGAACAGCGTTGCAAAGATTAGAAAAAGAAGGGTTGATTAAATCTAAACAAGCTGTTGGCTACTTCATCAATCAACCCAAAAAAGAACCATTATTAAACTTTATTAATTATTTTTCTGATAAGTTTGCCGCTCTTTCGATGCCCAATGAGGCTCAAACCATTAATATTCTTTCCACCAAATTAATTGATACTGACAAAGAATTGTCCGAAAAGTTAAAGGTAGTTTTAGGAACCATCTTCTTATTAGTGTCGCTGCAAATATTAGAAACTGATGCCAACAATTACACACTTTGTCATGTTTTTATTCCGGCGAAAAAATCTTCTACTGTTAATGAAGAACAGATTATGGCTTTAATTAAAAGGCAGCTACAATTAGCAATTGATGCCGAAGTAACTATGAACCTTAGCTTTGCTGATGATAACACAGCAAGCTTCCTGCATGTGCCTAATCACAATCCGCTATTAACTACAAGCACAATTTTTAAGGACAAAAATAATCAAACATGTTTATTTTTAGAACAGTCCAGTGATGCCAATCACGCCGTTAGCATCATGCCGTCAGAAATTATTAGCAGAAAGCTTGGTACATTTAATGAATAAATTAGCTTATAAGACACCGCTATATGAGCAAATTGAACACATTCTTTACGAAAAAATTCAAACACAAGAATATCTTCCTGGGCAAAAAATTCCGAGCGAACGAGAACTGGCCGAGCATTATAAGATTAGTCGAACTACCACTAAACACGCCATCAATTCTCTCGTTGAGCAAGGTTTATTAACACGTAAATTGGGCAAAGGCACTTTTGTAGTTTCTGGTATCGACCAACGCTTTAACATTTCCTTTCAAAATTCACGTTCATTAACAAATTCACTTTCTTCAAGCGGAATCAGTATTGCAAATAAGCAAATCAAATTTTTTACTAATATCGACTCTGCTTTTTTACGGCAAAAGCTGTGCCTAGCAAATGACGAGCCTGTGTTCGGCATGCAGCGGCTCAAGTTGCACTGTGGCAAGCCCTTTGCCCTTGAAAACTCGTTTGTTCCTGGAGCTTTATTTACCGATTTTTATCAAATCGATTTTAATAATATCGGCTTATACGACTACATGGAAAGTAAAGGTCATAACTTGGAAAATTACCAAGTTTACCAGCAAATTGAAACTTTGATGCCTGAAGAAGCCAAACTATTAAATGTTGCA
This genomic window from Lactobacillus panisapium contains:
- a CDS encoding PTS sugar transporter subunit IIB, with the protein product MITLLRADDRLVHGLVAVSWTNQLQPDILVVANDHAASDTMTKMTMKLAKPAGVTLGIKDLKSAAQILNNPKYANKKIFVVTINVEDALKLKKEVPGIAKVNVGTAGIHEKNGVAVLPQVKMTQEEFACAKELQEQGVEVFAQVTPTAEKLNFAGIEKAFTK
- a CDS encoding PTS sugar transporter subunit IIA, producing MSQFIIATHSYLANGYQSSLKFFDSSVNNVQFINAYVDEQTNFTDELSQMLDQMPNEQVIILTDMPGGSVNREAVNLIKKYHCQVISGINLALVLELVLNADQTLSDETIRLAVSQAQKQLVYVNDLLKEDDLE
- a CDS encoding GntR family transcriptional regulator — translated: MKAKYQKVEDFFIEKINKGILKAGDKLPPEITISAKYGYSRMTVNKAMKDLEKQGYVTRIAGRGTFVKEKSVLRLLTDNISFSDIIKQQRMTPGSTLISYNLLPSSKVPSATEFETPINKFHHTVRLRTGDDKPIAITEDYLNADLITNIDFNLLTTSLYSYLKKLKLPVIQNFVEIKAVRATKEQQKALNLDVDFLLMTLANADTITASNQRVPLGVFVSYYNPDFYTYRFNEAQQ
- a CDS encoding GntR family transcriptional regulator, with product MSAIRKEELVAKDIQYKIDQGLISSGQKLSERCIAKEYAISRGTARTALQRLEKEGLIKSKQAVGYFINQPKKEPLLNFINYFSDKFAALSMPNEAQTINILSTKLIDTDKELSEKLKVVLGTIFLLVSLQILETDANNYTLCHVFIPAKKSSTVNEEQIMALIKRQLQLAIDAEVTMNLSFADDNTASFLHVPNHNPLLTTSTIFKDKNNQTCLFLEQSSDANHAVSIMPSEIISRKLGTFNE
- a CDS encoding GntR family transcriptional regulator, which produces MNKLAYKTPLYEQIEHILYEKIQTQEYLPGQKIPSERELAEHYKISRTTTKHAINSLVEQGLLTRKLGKGTFVVSGIDQRFNISFQNSRSLTNSLSSSGISIANKQIKFFTNIDSAFLRQKLCLANDEPVFGMQRLKLHCGKPFALENSFVPGALFTDFYQIDFNNIGLYDYMESKGHNLENYQVYQQIETLMPEEAKLLNVAEDSYVIKSCYSSADQNQQIIEYTESYVKANKGIIQYHLNFK